A genomic segment from Acyrthosiphon pisum isolate AL4f chromosome A3, pea_aphid_22Mar2018_4r6ur, whole genome shotgun sequence encodes:
- the LOC100164482 gene encoding required for meiotic nuclear division protein 1 homolog, with the protein MFCLTAIRACRPWPSVVAAVTKRQGLNTRSSPAMAAAQAQSGMKKRTQRRKPAVVEDTGQRQGFWCVSAFTTAEEFRLEQLSAALSKTNMYEPTCLYSGSDESEETAPADVIHAVSKFHVTNEPRHLYFFREGSVVGWNVSDLEVSSLINFLAEHEIGSYDDHIVMGEREVMYYAYTNEKKSSIQKGNFHLISDDVTASDLDRYTFSNAMAHSVKLGTWEALLEEYIDSVEVVTQDLQNGLPIRITRKEVMKKTGELFGLRHRINLSSDLLDLPDFYWEREHLETFYRSTCNYFSISTRLKTMNTKINHCLELVELLSHHLSDKHHIRLEWMIIVLIMVEVGFEIIHYAQLFIK; encoded by the exons ATGTTCTGCTTGACTGCGATTCGTGCGTGTAGGCCGTGGCCGTCAGTCGTCGCGGCCGTGACCAAACGTCAAGGCCTGAACACACGGAGTTCGCCTGCCATGGCCGCGGCCCAAGCGCAGAGCGGCATGAAAAAGCGCACCCAACGCCGGAAGCCGGCAGTCGTGGAAGACACGGGTCAGCGACAGGGC TTTTGGTGTGTGTCGGCGTTCACGACTGCCGAAGAGTTTCGCCTGGAACAGCTGTCGGCGGCGCTGTCCAAGACGAACATGTACGAGCCCACGTGCCTGTACAGCGGTTCCGACGAAAGCGAAG AAACTGCGCCGGCGGACGTCATTCACGCCGTTTCCAAGTTTCACGTGACCAACGAGCCCAGGCATTTATATTTCTTCCGCGAGGGCTCGGTGGTCGGATGGAACGTGTCGGACCTCGAGGTCAGCAGCCTAATCAACTTTCTCGCCGAACACGAGATCGGATCCTACGACGACCACATCGTTATGGGCGAGAGAGAAGTCATGTATTACGCTTACACGAACGAAAA aaaGAGTTCGATCCAAAAGGGAAATTTTCATCTGATCAGCGACGACGTGACGGCGTCTGATTTGGACCGGTACACGTTCTCCAACGCGATGGCGCACAGCGTCAAGCTGGGCACGTGGGAAGCGCTGCTTGAAGAGTACATAGATTCCGTGGAGGTCGTAACACAA GATCTGCAAAACGGATTGCCCATTCGGATCACCAGGAAAGAAGTCATGAAGAAAACCGGTGAACTGTTCGGACTGAGACACAGGATTAACTTAAGTTCGGATCTCCTCGATTTGCCAGACTTTTACTGGGAACGAGAACACTTAGAAACATTTTACCGTTCTACCTGTAACTATTTCAGCATATCCACACGACTCAAG ACCATGAATACCAAAATAAACCATTGCCTAGAACTTGTCGAGCTCCTTTCACACCATTTGAGTGACAAACATCACATCAGACTGGAATGGATGATCATTGTGTTGATTATGGTTGAGGTCGGCTTCGAAATCATTCACTATGCTCAATTGTTCATCAAATGA
- the LOC100163325 gene encoding ELL complex EAP30 subunit-like, producing the protein MRRRAGVGAIQKQKLEQEKYKDKGTVIQENQFEQMTKQMEVFRGNLEEFATKYKNEIKKNSQFRRQFQEMCSSIGVDPLASGKGFWSVLGIGDFYYELAVQIVEVCMATSYKNGGIIGLDELRDRLIKARGRNIQHQEITVDDLLCAAKKLKIFGNGFCVIPVGKGQYMVQSVPGELSMDQTAVLKLLSSSGSPCVSLSSLKVQLNWEETRAVNAISQMVIEGLCWVDSQNEGEFSYWFPAMFNECITS; encoded by the exons ATGAGGCGGCGAGCCGGGGTCGGTGCCATTCAGAAACAAAAATTGGAACAAGAAAAGTATAAAGACAAAGGGACGGTTATTCAAGAGAATCAGTTTGAACAGATGACCAAACAAATGGAAGTGTTCCGCGGGAATTTGGAGGAATTTGCCACCAAGTACAAAAACGAAATCAAGAAGAACTCACAATTCAGGCGACAGTTTCAAGAAATGTGCTCGTCCATTGGCGTCGATCCATTGGCCTCGGGTAAAGGCTTTTGGTCCGTCCTGGGTATTGGTGATTTTTACTACGAATTGGCTGTTCAAATCGTCGAAGTGTGCATGGCGACCAGTTATAAAAACGGGGGTATCATTGGGTTGGACGAGTTAAGGGATCGTCTG ATAAAAGCCAGAGGTCGTAATATACAGCATCAAGAAATCACGGTCGACGACTTACTGTGTGCTGCCAAGAAGCTAAAGATATTTGGCAACGGTTTTTGTGTGATACCTGTCGGCAAGGGCCAGTATATGGTGCAGTCTGTGCCCGGAGAACTGAGCATGGATCAAACAGCCGTGCTTAAACTGCTATCTTCTTCTGGCAGCCCATGTGTCAGTCTCTCGTCCCTCAAAGTACAACTCAATTGGGAAGAGACGAGGGCAGTTAATGCCATCAGTCAAATGGTGATCGAAGGCCTGTGCTGGGTTGATAGTCAAAATGAAGGCGAATTCTCATACTGGTTCCCGGCCATGTTTAACGAATGCATAACATCATGA